A single Vidua chalybeata isolate OUT-0048 chromosome 20, bVidCha1 merged haplotype, whole genome shotgun sequence DNA region contains:
- the TRPV1 gene encoding transient receptor potential cation channel subfamily V member 1 isoform X3 yields the protein MSSILGKMKKFGSFDMEESEVTDEHTDGEDSVQETPDNPQGPLSSRVQPPKSNIFARRGRFVMGDSDKDMAPMDSFCQMDHLMAPSVIKFHVNLERGKLHKLLSTDSITGCSEKAFRFYDRRRIFDAVAQGNTKDLSDLLLYLNRTFKHLTDEEFKEPETGKTCLLKAMLNLHDGKNDTIPLLLDIARKTGTLKEFVNAEYTDNYYKGQTALHIAIERRNMYLVKLLVQNGADVHARACGEFFRKIKGKSGFYFGELPLSLAACTNQLCIVKFLLENPYQAANITAEDSMGNMVLHTLVEIADNTKDNTKREIKDPECRHLSRKFTEWAYGPVHSSLYDLSCIDTCEKNSVLEILAYSSETPNRHEMLLVEPLNRLLQDKWDRFVKHLFYFNFFVYTMHITILTAAAYYRPVHKNEKPPFTFGYSTGEYFRVTGEILSVLGGLYFFFRGIQYFVQRRPSLRTLIVDGYSEVLFFVHSLLLLSSVVLYFCGQELYVASMVFSLALGWANMLYYTRGFQQMGIYSVMIAKMILRDLCRFMFVYLVFLLGFSTAVVTLIEDDNEGQETNISDYARCCHVKRGRTSYNSLYYTCLELFKFTIGMGDLEFTENYRFKSVFVILLVLYVILTYILLLNMLIALMGETVNKIAQESKSIWKLQRAITILDIENSYLNCLRHSFRSGKQVLVGITPDGQDDYRWCFRVDEVNWSTWNTNLGIINEDPGYSGDLRRNLSFSIKPGRVSGKHWKTLVPLLKDGEKRREEPHKPPEEVKLKPVLEPYFEPEDSEELKESIPKSA from the exons ATGTCCTCCATTCTTGGGAAGATGAAGAAGTTTGGCAGTTTTGACATGGAGGAATCTGAAGTGACAGATGAACACACGGATGGGGAGGACTCTGTCCAGGAGACCCCTGACAACCCCCAGGGCCCCCTCAGCTCCAGGGTGCAGCCACccaaaagcaacatttttgcAAGACGGGGTCGCTTTGTGATGGGGGATAGTGACAAGGACATGGCTCCCATGGACTCCTTCTGCCAGATGGATCACCTGATGGCACCTTCTGTCATCAAATTCCATGTGAATTTGGAGAGGGGCAAACTTCACAA GCTCCTCTCTACAGATTCCAtcacaggctgctcagaaaaAGCTTTCAGATTTTATGACCGCAGAAGGATCTTTGATGCTGTAGCCCAAGGCAACACAAAGGACCTCAGTGACCTACTACTCTACCTTAATAGAACCTTCAAGCATCTCACAGATGAGGAGTTCAAAG agcCTGAAACTGGCAAAACCTGTTTACTGAAAGCCATGCTGAATCTACATGATGGGAAAAATGATACCATTCCCTTGCTGCTGGATATTGCAAGGAAAACTGGAACTCTGAAAGAGTTTGTTAATGCAGAATATACTGACAACTACTACAAGG GCCAGACTGCTCTTCACATTGCCATCGAGAGGAGGAACATGTACCTGGTGAAACTCCTGGTCCAGAATGGAGCAGATGTTCATGCCAGAGCCTGTGGGGAGTTCTTCAGGAAAATCAAAGGGAAATCTGGCTTTTATTTTG GAGAGCTGCCTTTGTCCCTGGCTGCCTGCACCAACCAGCTCTGCATTGTGAAATTCCTCCTGGAGAATCCCTACCAGGCAGCCAACATCACTGCTGAGGACTCCATGGGCAACATGGTCCTGCACACACTGGTGGAGATTGCAGATAACACCAAGGATAACACCAA ACGGGAGATCAAAGACCCTGAGTGCAGACACTTGTCCAGGAAGTTCACTGAATGGGCCTATGGACCTGTCCACTCCTCTCTTTATGACCTGTCCTGTATAGACACCTGTGAGAAAAATTCAGTGCTTGAGATCCTTGCCTACAGCAGTGAGACACCA AACCGTCACGAGATGCTGCTGGTGGAACCCCTTAACAGGCTGCTGCAAGACAAGTGGGACCGCTTTGTCAAGCACTTGTTTTACTTCAACTTCTTTGTCTACACCATGCACATCACCATCCTTACTGCAGCTGCTTACTACAGACCTGTACACAAGAATGAAAAG CCTCCCTTCACCTTTGGTTACAGCACTGGGGAATATTTTCGAGTAACTGGAGAGATCCTGAGTGTACTGGGAggcctctatttttttttcagaggg ATCCAGTATTTCGTGCAGAGGCGCCCATCACTCAGGACACTGATAGTTGATGGCTACAGTGAGGTTCTTTT CTTTGtccactccctgctcctgctgagctctgtggtgCTGTACTTCTGTGGCCAGGAGCTCTACGTGGCTTCCATGGTGTTCTCCTtggccctgggctgggccaaCATGCTCTACTACACCCGGGGCTTCCAGCAGATGGGAATTTACTCCGTCATGATCGCCAAG ATGATCCTTAGAGATTTGTGTCGCTTCATGTTTGTCTATCTCGTATTCCTCTTGGGATTTTCTACAG CTGTGGTGACTTTGATTGAAGATGACAACGAGGGGCAGGAAACAAATATCTCTGACTATGCCAGGTGCTGCCACGTGAAACGAGGCCGCACCTCCTACAACAGCCTCTACTACACCTGCCTGGAGCTCTTCAAGTTCACCATTGGCATGGGGGACCTGGAGTTCACAGAGAATTACAGGTTCAAGTCTGTGTTTGTCATCCTGCTGGTGCTCTATGTCATCCTCACCTACATCCTCCTGCTCAACATGCTCATTGCACTGATGGGGGAGACTGTCAACAAAATTGCACAGGAGAGCAAGAGCATCTGGAAACTCCAG AGAGCCATCACAATCCTGGACATTGAGAACAGCTACTTGAACTGTCTGAGGCACTCGTTCCGCTCTGGGAAGCAAGTCCTGGTGGGGATCACACCTGATGGCCAAGATGATTACAGGTGGTGCTTCAG GGTTGATGAAGTGAACTGGTCCACGTGGAACACTAATCTGGGCATCATCAACGAAGACCCTGGGTACTCTGGGGACCTCAGACGAAATCTCAGTTTCTCCATTAAGCCTGGCAGAG TTTCAGGGAAGCACTGGAAAACATTGGTTCCACTTCTaaaagatggagagaagaggagagaagaacCTCACAAGCCACCAGAAGAAGTCAAATTAAAACCTGTTTTGGAACCTTATTTTGAGCCAGAAGATTCTGAGGAATTGAAAGAGTCAATTCCAAAGTCAGCCTAA
- the TRPV1 gene encoding transient receptor potential cation channel subfamily V member 1 isoform X1 has translation MSSILGKMKKFGSFDMEESEVTDEHTDGEDSVQETPDNPQGPLSSRVQPPKSNIFARRGRFVMGDSDKDMAPMDSFCQMDHLMAPSVIKFHVNLERGKLHKLLSTDSITGCSEKAFRFYDRRRIFDAVAQGNTKDLSDLLLYLNRTFKHLTDEEFKEPETGKTCLLKAMLNLHDGKNDTIPLLLDIARKTGTLKEFVNAEYTDNYYKGQTALHIAIERRNMYLVKLLVQNGADVHARACGEFFRKIKGKSGFYFGELPLSLAACTNQLCIVKFLLENPYQAANITAEDSMGNMVLHTLVEIADNTKDNTKFVTKMYNNILILGAKINPILKLEELTNKKGLTPLTLAAKTGKIGIFAYILRREIKDPECRHLSRKFTEWAYGPVHSSLYDLSCIDTCEKNSVLEILAYSSETPNRHEMLLVEPLNRLLQDKWDRFVKHLFYFNFFVYTMHITILTAAAYYRPVHKNEKPPFTFGYSTGEYFRVTGEILSVLGGLYFFFRGIQYFVQRRPSLRTLIVDGYSEVLFFVHSLLLLSSVVLYFCGQELYVASMVFSLALGWANMLYYTRGFQQMGIYSVMIAKMILRDLCRFMFVYLVFLLGFSTAVVTLIEDDNEGQETNISDYARCCHVKRGRTSYNSLYYTCLELFKFTIGMGDLEFTENYRFKSVFVILLVLYVILTYILLLNMLIALMGETVNKIAQESKSIWKLQRAITILDIENSYLNCLRHSFRSGKQVLVGITPDGQDDYRWCFRVDEVNWSTWNTNLGIINEDPGYSGDLRRNLSFSIKPGRVSGKHWKTLVPLLKDGEKRREEPHKPPEEVKLKPVLEPYFEPEDSEELKESIPKSA, from the exons ATGTCCTCCATTCTTGGGAAGATGAAGAAGTTTGGCAGTTTTGACATGGAGGAATCTGAAGTGACAGATGAACACACGGATGGGGAGGACTCTGTCCAGGAGACCCCTGACAACCCCCAGGGCCCCCTCAGCTCCAGGGTGCAGCCACccaaaagcaacatttttgcAAGACGGGGTCGCTTTGTGATGGGGGATAGTGACAAGGACATGGCTCCCATGGACTCCTTCTGCCAGATGGATCACCTGATGGCACCTTCTGTCATCAAATTCCATGTGAATTTGGAGAGGGGCAAACTTCACAA GCTCCTCTCTACAGATTCCAtcacaggctgctcagaaaaAGCTTTCAGATTTTATGACCGCAGAAGGATCTTTGATGCTGTAGCCCAAGGCAACACAAAGGACCTCAGTGACCTACTACTCTACCTTAATAGAACCTTCAAGCATCTCACAGATGAGGAGTTCAAAG agcCTGAAACTGGCAAAACCTGTTTACTGAAAGCCATGCTGAATCTACATGATGGGAAAAATGATACCATTCCCTTGCTGCTGGATATTGCAAGGAAAACTGGAACTCTGAAAGAGTTTGTTAATGCAGAATATACTGACAACTACTACAAGG GCCAGACTGCTCTTCACATTGCCATCGAGAGGAGGAACATGTACCTGGTGAAACTCCTGGTCCAGAATGGAGCAGATGTTCATGCCAGAGCCTGTGGGGAGTTCTTCAGGAAAATCAAAGGGAAATCTGGCTTTTATTTTG GAGAGCTGCCTTTGTCCCTGGCTGCCTGCACCAACCAGCTCTGCATTGTGAAATTCCTCCTGGAGAATCCCTACCAGGCAGCCAACATCACTGCTGAGGACTCCATGGGCAACATGGTCCTGCACACACTGGTGGAGATTGCAGATAACACCAAGGATAACACCAAGTTTGTAACCAAGATGTATAATAACATATTGATCCTTGGTGCCAAAATTAATCCCATCCTCAAGCTGGAAGAACTCACCAACAAGAAAGGGCTGACTCCTTTAACTCTGGCAGCCAAAACAGGGAAGATAGGG ATTTTCGCTTACATCCTCAGACGGGAGATCAAAGACCCTGAGTGCAGACACTTGTCCAGGAAGTTCACTGAATGGGCCTATGGACCTGTCCACTCCTCTCTTTATGACCTGTCCTGTATAGACACCTGTGAGAAAAATTCAGTGCTTGAGATCCTTGCCTACAGCAGTGAGACACCA AACCGTCACGAGATGCTGCTGGTGGAACCCCTTAACAGGCTGCTGCAAGACAAGTGGGACCGCTTTGTCAAGCACTTGTTTTACTTCAACTTCTTTGTCTACACCATGCACATCACCATCCTTACTGCAGCTGCTTACTACAGACCTGTACACAAGAATGAAAAG CCTCCCTTCACCTTTGGTTACAGCACTGGGGAATATTTTCGAGTAACTGGAGAGATCCTGAGTGTACTGGGAggcctctatttttttttcagaggg ATCCAGTATTTCGTGCAGAGGCGCCCATCACTCAGGACACTGATAGTTGATGGCTACAGTGAGGTTCTTTT CTTTGtccactccctgctcctgctgagctctgtggtgCTGTACTTCTGTGGCCAGGAGCTCTACGTGGCTTCCATGGTGTTCTCCTtggccctgggctgggccaaCATGCTCTACTACACCCGGGGCTTCCAGCAGATGGGAATTTACTCCGTCATGATCGCCAAG ATGATCCTTAGAGATTTGTGTCGCTTCATGTTTGTCTATCTCGTATTCCTCTTGGGATTTTCTACAG CTGTGGTGACTTTGATTGAAGATGACAACGAGGGGCAGGAAACAAATATCTCTGACTATGCCAGGTGCTGCCACGTGAAACGAGGCCGCACCTCCTACAACAGCCTCTACTACACCTGCCTGGAGCTCTTCAAGTTCACCATTGGCATGGGGGACCTGGAGTTCACAGAGAATTACAGGTTCAAGTCTGTGTTTGTCATCCTGCTGGTGCTCTATGTCATCCTCACCTACATCCTCCTGCTCAACATGCTCATTGCACTGATGGGGGAGACTGTCAACAAAATTGCACAGGAGAGCAAGAGCATCTGGAAACTCCAG AGAGCCATCACAATCCTGGACATTGAGAACAGCTACTTGAACTGTCTGAGGCACTCGTTCCGCTCTGGGAAGCAAGTCCTGGTGGGGATCACACCTGATGGCCAAGATGATTACAGGTGGTGCTTCAG GGTTGATGAAGTGAACTGGTCCACGTGGAACACTAATCTGGGCATCATCAACGAAGACCCTGGGTACTCTGGGGACCTCAGACGAAATCTCAGTTTCTCCATTAAGCCTGGCAGAG TTTCAGGGAAGCACTGGAAAACATTGGTTCCACTTCTaaaagatggagagaagaggagagaagaacCTCACAAGCCACCAGAAGAAGTCAAATTAAAACCTGTTTTGGAACCTTATTTTGAGCCAGAAGATTCTGAGGAATTGAAAGAGTCAATTCCAAAGTCAGCCTAA
- the TRPV1 gene encoding transient receptor potential cation channel subfamily V member 1 isoform X2, which produces MSSILGKMKKFGSFDMEESEVTDEHTDGEDSVQETPDNPQGPLSSRVQPPKSNIFARRGRFVMGDSDKDMAPMDSFCQMDHLMAPSVIKFHVNLERGKLHKLLSTDSITGCSEKAFRFYDRRRIFDAVAQGNTKDLSDLLLYLNRTFKHLTDEEFKEPETGKTCLLKAMLNLHDGKNDTIPLLLDIARKTGTLKEFVNAEYTDNYYKGQTALHIAIERRNMYLVKLLVQNGADVHARACGEFFRKIKGKSGFYFGELPLSLAACTNQLCIVKFLLENPYQAANITAEDSMGNMVLHTLVEIADNTKDNTKFVTKMYNNILILGAKINPILKLEELTNKKGLTPLTLAAKTGKIGIFAYILRREIKDPECRHLSRKFTEWAYGPVHSSLYDLSCIDTCEKNSVLEILAYSSETPNRHEMLLVEPLNRLLQDKWDRFVKHLFYFNFFVYTMHITILTAAAYYRPVHKNEKIQYFVQRRPSLRTLIVDGYSEVLFFVHSLLLLSSVVLYFCGQELYVASMVFSLALGWANMLYYTRGFQQMGIYSVMIAKMILRDLCRFMFVYLVFLLGFSTAVVTLIEDDNEGQETNISDYARCCHVKRGRTSYNSLYYTCLELFKFTIGMGDLEFTENYRFKSVFVILLVLYVILTYILLLNMLIALMGETVNKIAQESKSIWKLQRAITILDIENSYLNCLRHSFRSGKQVLVGITPDGQDDYRWCFRVDEVNWSTWNTNLGIINEDPGYSGDLRRNLSFSIKPGRVSGKHWKTLVPLLKDGEKRREEPHKPPEEVKLKPVLEPYFEPEDSEELKESIPKSA; this is translated from the exons ATGTCCTCCATTCTTGGGAAGATGAAGAAGTTTGGCAGTTTTGACATGGAGGAATCTGAAGTGACAGATGAACACACGGATGGGGAGGACTCTGTCCAGGAGACCCCTGACAACCCCCAGGGCCCCCTCAGCTCCAGGGTGCAGCCACccaaaagcaacatttttgcAAGACGGGGTCGCTTTGTGATGGGGGATAGTGACAAGGACATGGCTCCCATGGACTCCTTCTGCCAGATGGATCACCTGATGGCACCTTCTGTCATCAAATTCCATGTGAATTTGGAGAGGGGCAAACTTCACAA GCTCCTCTCTACAGATTCCAtcacaggctgctcagaaaaAGCTTTCAGATTTTATGACCGCAGAAGGATCTTTGATGCTGTAGCCCAAGGCAACACAAAGGACCTCAGTGACCTACTACTCTACCTTAATAGAACCTTCAAGCATCTCACAGATGAGGAGTTCAAAG agcCTGAAACTGGCAAAACCTGTTTACTGAAAGCCATGCTGAATCTACATGATGGGAAAAATGATACCATTCCCTTGCTGCTGGATATTGCAAGGAAAACTGGAACTCTGAAAGAGTTTGTTAATGCAGAATATACTGACAACTACTACAAGG GCCAGACTGCTCTTCACATTGCCATCGAGAGGAGGAACATGTACCTGGTGAAACTCCTGGTCCAGAATGGAGCAGATGTTCATGCCAGAGCCTGTGGGGAGTTCTTCAGGAAAATCAAAGGGAAATCTGGCTTTTATTTTG GAGAGCTGCCTTTGTCCCTGGCTGCCTGCACCAACCAGCTCTGCATTGTGAAATTCCTCCTGGAGAATCCCTACCAGGCAGCCAACATCACTGCTGAGGACTCCATGGGCAACATGGTCCTGCACACACTGGTGGAGATTGCAGATAACACCAAGGATAACACCAAGTTTGTAACCAAGATGTATAATAACATATTGATCCTTGGTGCCAAAATTAATCCCATCCTCAAGCTGGAAGAACTCACCAACAAGAAAGGGCTGACTCCTTTAACTCTGGCAGCCAAAACAGGGAAGATAGGG ATTTTCGCTTACATCCTCAGACGGGAGATCAAAGACCCTGAGTGCAGACACTTGTCCAGGAAGTTCACTGAATGGGCCTATGGACCTGTCCACTCCTCTCTTTATGACCTGTCCTGTATAGACACCTGTGAGAAAAATTCAGTGCTTGAGATCCTTGCCTACAGCAGTGAGACACCA AACCGTCACGAGATGCTGCTGGTGGAACCCCTTAACAGGCTGCTGCAAGACAAGTGGGACCGCTTTGTCAAGCACTTGTTTTACTTCAACTTCTTTGTCTACACCATGCACATCACCATCCTTACTGCAGCTGCTTACTACAGACCTGTACACAAGAATGAAAAG ATCCAGTATTTCGTGCAGAGGCGCCCATCACTCAGGACACTGATAGTTGATGGCTACAGTGAGGTTCTTTT CTTTGtccactccctgctcctgctgagctctgtggtgCTGTACTTCTGTGGCCAGGAGCTCTACGTGGCTTCCATGGTGTTCTCCTtggccctgggctgggccaaCATGCTCTACTACACCCGGGGCTTCCAGCAGATGGGAATTTACTCCGTCATGATCGCCAAG ATGATCCTTAGAGATTTGTGTCGCTTCATGTTTGTCTATCTCGTATTCCTCTTGGGATTTTCTACAG CTGTGGTGACTTTGATTGAAGATGACAACGAGGGGCAGGAAACAAATATCTCTGACTATGCCAGGTGCTGCCACGTGAAACGAGGCCGCACCTCCTACAACAGCCTCTACTACACCTGCCTGGAGCTCTTCAAGTTCACCATTGGCATGGGGGACCTGGAGTTCACAGAGAATTACAGGTTCAAGTCTGTGTTTGTCATCCTGCTGGTGCTCTATGTCATCCTCACCTACATCCTCCTGCTCAACATGCTCATTGCACTGATGGGGGAGACTGTCAACAAAATTGCACAGGAGAGCAAGAGCATCTGGAAACTCCAG AGAGCCATCACAATCCTGGACATTGAGAACAGCTACTTGAACTGTCTGAGGCACTCGTTCCGCTCTGGGAAGCAAGTCCTGGTGGGGATCACACCTGATGGCCAAGATGATTACAGGTGGTGCTTCAG GGTTGATGAAGTGAACTGGTCCACGTGGAACACTAATCTGGGCATCATCAACGAAGACCCTGGGTACTCTGGGGACCTCAGACGAAATCTCAGTTTCTCCATTAAGCCTGGCAGAG TTTCAGGGAAGCACTGGAAAACATTGGTTCCACTTCTaaaagatggagagaagaggagagaagaacCTCACAAGCCACCAGAAGAAGTCAAATTAAAACCTGTTTTGGAACCTTATTTTGAGCCAGAAGATTCTGAGGAATTGAAAGAGTCAATTCCAAAGTCAGCCTAA
- the TRPV1 gene encoding transient receptor potential cation channel subfamily V member 1 isoform X4, whose translation MSSILGKMKKFGSFDMEESEVTDEHTDGEDSVQETPDNPQGPLSSRVQPPKSNIFARRGRFVMGDSDKDMAPMDSFCQMDHLMAPSVIKFHVNLERGKLHKLLSTDSITGCSEKAFRFYDRRRIFDAVAQGNTKDLSDLLLYLNRTFKHLTDEEFKEPETGKTCLLKAMLNLHDGKNDTIPLLLDIARKTGTLKEFVNAEYTDNYYKGQTALHIAIERRNMYLVKLLVQNGADVHARACGEFFRKIKGKSGFYFGELPLSLAACTNQLCIVKFLLENPYQAANITAEDSMGNMVLHTLVEIADNTKDNTKFVTKMYNNILILGAKINPILKLEELTNKKGLTPLTLAAKTGKIGIFAYILRREIKDPECRHLSRKFTEWAYGPVHSSLYDLSCIDTCEKNSVLEILAYSSETPNRHEMLLVEPLNRLLQDKWDRFVKHLFYFNFFVYTMHITILTAAAYYRPVHKNEKPPFTFGYSTGEYFRVTGEILSVLGGLYFFFRGIQYFVQRRPSLRTLIVDGYSEVLFFVHSLLLLSSVVLYFCGQELYVASMVFSLALGWANMLYYTRGFQQMGIYSVMIAKMILRDLCRFMFVYLVFLLGFSTAVVTLIEDDNEGQETNISDYARCCHVKRGRTSYNSLYYTCLELFKFTIGMGDLEFTENYREPSQSWTLRTAT comes from the exons ATGTCCTCCATTCTTGGGAAGATGAAGAAGTTTGGCAGTTTTGACATGGAGGAATCTGAAGTGACAGATGAACACACGGATGGGGAGGACTCTGTCCAGGAGACCCCTGACAACCCCCAGGGCCCCCTCAGCTCCAGGGTGCAGCCACccaaaagcaacatttttgcAAGACGGGGTCGCTTTGTGATGGGGGATAGTGACAAGGACATGGCTCCCATGGACTCCTTCTGCCAGATGGATCACCTGATGGCACCTTCTGTCATCAAATTCCATGTGAATTTGGAGAGGGGCAAACTTCACAA GCTCCTCTCTACAGATTCCAtcacaggctgctcagaaaaAGCTTTCAGATTTTATGACCGCAGAAGGATCTTTGATGCTGTAGCCCAAGGCAACACAAAGGACCTCAGTGACCTACTACTCTACCTTAATAGAACCTTCAAGCATCTCACAGATGAGGAGTTCAAAG agcCTGAAACTGGCAAAACCTGTTTACTGAAAGCCATGCTGAATCTACATGATGGGAAAAATGATACCATTCCCTTGCTGCTGGATATTGCAAGGAAAACTGGAACTCTGAAAGAGTTTGTTAATGCAGAATATACTGACAACTACTACAAGG GCCAGACTGCTCTTCACATTGCCATCGAGAGGAGGAACATGTACCTGGTGAAACTCCTGGTCCAGAATGGAGCAGATGTTCATGCCAGAGCCTGTGGGGAGTTCTTCAGGAAAATCAAAGGGAAATCTGGCTTTTATTTTG GAGAGCTGCCTTTGTCCCTGGCTGCCTGCACCAACCAGCTCTGCATTGTGAAATTCCTCCTGGAGAATCCCTACCAGGCAGCCAACATCACTGCTGAGGACTCCATGGGCAACATGGTCCTGCACACACTGGTGGAGATTGCAGATAACACCAAGGATAACACCAAGTTTGTAACCAAGATGTATAATAACATATTGATCCTTGGTGCCAAAATTAATCCCATCCTCAAGCTGGAAGAACTCACCAACAAGAAAGGGCTGACTCCTTTAACTCTGGCAGCCAAAACAGGGAAGATAGGG ATTTTCGCTTACATCCTCAGACGGGAGATCAAAGACCCTGAGTGCAGACACTTGTCCAGGAAGTTCACTGAATGGGCCTATGGACCTGTCCACTCCTCTCTTTATGACCTGTCCTGTATAGACACCTGTGAGAAAAATTCAGTGCTTGAGATCCTTGCCTACAGCAGTGAGACACCA AACCGTCACGAGATGCTGCTGGTGGAACCCCTTAACAGGCTGCTGCAAGACAAGTGGGACCGCTTTGTCAAGCACTTGTTTTACTTCAACTTCTTTGTCTACACCATGCACATCACCATCCTTACTGCAGCTGCTTACTACAGACCTGTACACAAGAATGAAAAG CCTCCCTTCACCTTTGGTTACAGCACTGGGGAATATTTTCGAGTAACTGGAGAGATCCTGAGTGTACTGGGAggcctctatttttttttcagaggg ATCCAGTATTTCGTGCAGAGGCGCCCATCACTCAGGACACTGATAGTTGATGGCTACAGTGAGGTTCTTTT CTTTGtccactccctgctcctgctgagctctgtggtgCTGTACTTCTGTGGCCAGGAGCTCTACGTGGCTTCCATGGTGTTCTCCTtggccctgggctgggccaaCATGCTCTACTACACCCGGGGCTTCCAGCAGATGGGAATTTACTCCGTCATGATCGCCAAG ATGATCCTTAGAGATTTGTGTCGCTTCATGTTTGTCTATCTCGTATTCCTCTTGGGATTTTCTACAG CTGTGGTGACTTTGATTGAAGATGACAACGAGGGGCAGGAAACAAATATCTCTGACTATGCCAGGTGCTGCCACGTGAAACGAGGCCGCACCTCCTACAACAGCCTCTACTACACCTGCCTGGAGCTCTTCAAGTTCACCATTGGCATGGGGGACCTGGAGTTCACAGAGAATTACAG AGAGCCATCACAATCCTGGACATTGAGAACAGCTACTTGA